A genomic window from Lotus japonicus ecotype B-129 chromosome 1, LjGifu_v1.2 includes:
- the LOC130733067 gene encoding trigger factor-like protein TIG, Chloroplastic, whose product MTMELCTQTFTRVLLFNNPSSFSSSALLLRANTSTRPFKSNSFKLSSLTPHIHLFQPFIHHHSSSPFKVSASSSVAVDAEKDRLPADLIVTETEESNSRVRLHVEVPPLVCEDCYNTVIAEFTKQAKIPGFRPGKKVPESILISYVGKKNVQGATIESILKRTLSHAMESVTGRALQDSVRIVTKFSDMEETYSSLGFLRYDVIVDVAPEIKWISDNAYKNLKIVVELDSDIDAHKASEQVFRRRYKSTGALKVVNDRGLQVGDVAVVDISATTIDQDESKIVNIPSAESKGFNLDTEDGDRVLPGFIDSIIGIRRGETKSFPLVFPETWKQESLRGVHAQFTVECKELFYRDLPDLDDSIADKLIPGCTTVEQVKDLLLQKCLEVEQTAKEQATDNAILDQISKMVEVDIPPSLFEEQGRQLYGGNLLEMQAKYKLNEQQLASLSSPKAVNEYLEHQRENITNLIKQNLAVGDIYRRENLQLATEDLVKEVENSIAEFKRQNQEYDEERVKGQVQEILEGAKVLEWLREHAEVQYITR is encoded by the exons ATGACCATGGAGCTGTGTACTCAAACCTTCACCAGGGTTCTCCTTTTCAACAacccttcttctttctcttccagtgCTCTTCTTCTTCGTGCCAACACTTCTACTAGACCCTTCAAATCCAACTCCTTCAAGCTCTCATCTCTTACCCCTCACATTCACCTCTTCCAACCCTTTATCCATCATCACAGTTCTTCTCCCTTTAAAGtttcagcttcttcttcagttgcAGTTGACGCAGAAAAGGACCGTCTTCCAGCTGATTTGATTGTCACTGAAACAGAGGAATCCAATTCCAGA GTTAGGTTGCATGTGGAGGTGCCACCATTGGTATGTGAGGATTGTTACAATACAGTCATAGCTGAGTTTACAAAGCAAGCAAAG ATCCCTGGATTTCGCCCTGGAAAGAAGGTTCCGGAAAGTATCCTTATTAGCTATGTTGGGAAGAAAAATGTTCAGGGGGCTACAATTGAATCTATATTGAAGAGGACCCTTTCACACGCTATGGAATCG GTTACTGGAAGGGCTTTGCAGGACTCAGTACGTATAGTGACTAAATTCTCTGACATGGAGGAGACATATTCTTCTCTCGGGTTTCTTAG ATATGATGTCATTGTTGATGTTGCACCAGAAATCAAATGGATTTCTGACAATGCATACAAAAATTTGAAGATTGTGGTTGAGCTAGACAGCGATATAGATGCTCATAAAGCATCCGAACAGGTATTTAGAAGGCGCTACAAGTCTACTGGTGCACTGAAAGTTGTCAATGACAGAGGGCTACAG GTTGGTGATGTTGCTGTTGTTGATATCTCAGCAACAACCATTGATCAAGATGAATCCAAAATTGTAAATATTCCTTCTGCTGAAAGTAAAG GATTTAATCTTGACACAGAAGATGGTGATAGAGTATTACCGGGTTTCATTGATTCGATAATTGGAATTCGTCGAGGTGAAACAAAGTCATTTCCTCTTGTATTTCCTGAAACTTGGAAGCAAGAAAGTCTTCGTGGTGTTCATGCTCAATTTACT GTTGAGTGCAAAGAGCTTTTTTACCGAGATTTGCCGGATCTGGATGATTCTATTGCTGATAAGCTTATCCCTGGATGCACCACAGTGGAGCAg GTGAAAGACTTGTTGCTACAGAAATGCCTAGAAGTGGAGCAAACAGCTAAAGAACAAGCTACTGATAATGCTATCTTAGATCAGATTTCTAAG ATGGTAGAAGTTGATATACCTCCATCCTTGTTTGAAGAACAAGGTAGACAGCTTTATGGAGGCAACCTATTAGAAATGCAG GCAAAATATAAACTAAATGAGCAACAGCTGGCGTCTTTATCGAGTCCAAAGGCTGTGAATGAATATCTTGAGCATCAGAGGGAAAATATAACAAATTTGATAAAACAGAATCTGGCAGTTGGTGATATATATAGGCGTGAAAATTTGCAG CTTGCTACTGAAGACCTTGTCAAAGAGGTTGAAAATTCCATTGCTGAATTCAAACGTCAAAATCAAGAATATGATGAAGAACGAGTGAAGGGACAG GTTCAAGAAATACTAGAAGGAGCTAAGGTCCTTGAATGGTTGAGAGAACATGCAGAGGTTCAGTACATTACCAGATga